ACTTTCCGTTATTTAGGTTAACACCCAAATGCGTTTTACTTTCATTTCACAGCTGACTGACCTAGTTAACTTCAGAGAGTTTATCGACTCAGTAATACGCTATCATATTTCTACACGATCAGTTTTTATGACCCAGTTTTTCGCTCAAATTCAAGTGCTTGTTTCcgatattttctttaatttccttAGATAGCAAGATATTATGTTTGACAAATTATGTTGGACAaggaatataaatttaaaagtttatcaaaTCTTGAGCCTTCAAAACTTTCAACAAATCTGATAAAATATGATGATTATGAAGTCTGATTTTAATCTGGAAATTtcttaatgttttatattttccaCTTTCAGACCGAGAAAGAAGGCCAAGCCAACCACTACTAAACCGGAAATTTCAAAAGGCAAAGTCACAAAGCCAATAGCGAAGTCAAGAAATGACCGGAATCGTTACCAGAAGACCACCTCAGCTGTCAAAGCTGCTTTATCGACACCGTCACAGTATACTACCAGTTCCTTACAATCCAGCAATACTCAAAACAGCAGGCTCAAACTCAAATTGACAATCGATGAAAAATTTAAAGAGTGTATTCGTGCTAGTAAAAACATTCAGGTCCCATCTTGTCAGCTTACACCGCCAGGTAAAGTTCCGGCAAGTCCTGAATACACACCCATGACCCCAGAGTCAACATTTTACCCAGAGGATCATTATGACACTCCAGCCCCCTCGCCCCAGGAGGAGGTGGCAGTTATTGTGAAAACGGAATATCATATCAATAATAACAGTATAATTCAACAGCCAGAAGGCTCTTCCCTTGCAGATCTGGATAACCTCACGGACATTCTGCAAATGCCCTCAAATTGGCAAATGGATATTGAAAACATGGATTTAAGTAAACTCGCAGATACTGACTTTCCCAATTTCGACACAAACATTCAGCCAGTGCAAAACGTAAACACTTCAAGCATGGTACATTCAACGTCCAGTGCATTAGTCCATAATAGTGCTACAGTCATTCTAAACACAAATCCATCTTCACATTTCGAATTTCCAGATTACTCAACTGCGGAGGTTTCAGAAATGATTGGACTAGAGAACGAGTGGTTAGAAATATCAGCACTTGGCTCCCTTGCCACTGCTCACTAGACTCTTGAACAGCTCAATTCATTGTGTATTTCcaatatattaatattaaatatatgtattgactgttcataacaaaaaagttattattatttacgGGATTATGTGCAAGATACGAAACTGTTGACTGTGAGATACGTTATTATACTTGATGCATTTTCGTTGATGAATAAGAGATTTAAAATGTTCACCTCAGAATTGCTGACTTCGTGATCGAAATTGCCTTTTTTTTTTACCTAGTGGACCATAATATAATACGGCAGGAGTTAATgaactttgtatgaaatgtaaatatgtaaatagtcGTACGAcaatattatatgtatattttgttacGGTGAAAAGAGGTGAACTGTCATATTATATTGGTTAAGAGAGAGAGTATTTATGTTATACAGACTGTTGTTgtgattttttcatttataaaagtgGGTATGTCTAGAGGGGCAGAAATGGTTCCCAGCAGAGGCTAAGACTGGGGGATATGATATGCATTGTctttaccaaagttgttcaaacaatATGTTCAGTATACGATTAATTTCACATAATGTTATACCCAGTAGATTAGAGTGTGTGATAAAGTATAATCTATTATTGTACGCAATATTTAGTCAAATTTTATGTCTATTGTTTTGATTTCAAGTGTCGTTCCAGTTATTTGTCAAGTCACATTCTCACTTTTTTTTTGATATTCCAAACTCAgatatatgtattgtattttgataCTGCTATACtgatatttttcaatatattttcatatgaaacattttttatacatttacaaaatgtagTGTAACTGgttagaatatagagaaaatgcTGTATACAAGTTTATAAGCAATGAAAATGACTGCCAGTAAATGACTTTTTAAACAGGTTGTCTGAATACATCTATTTTCTAGGAATAAGCATAAATAGAAATTTAGTCGATTAAGATGCAATAGGGACTTGAATAGGTTATTTAACTGATACTTAATGCATTTTTAAATATGATTATACAGAGAACTTTTGTCTCAAAATATTGTTAGACAGGCATTGTCTTTATTTGTGCTAATATATATCAAACTTATCCAATGTACATATTCATTGTAAATATCTATTTAAATCATTCATCAACGAAATAcattcatgttaaatatttatgaGATGGTACAGCCATTCACTGTGCGAATACTGAAAATGCTGAAGCAGTTTGTGCGACTTTTGCCTTACATAATACTTTGTATCAATGTCAGTGAAATTCCACTAAACTGAATGAAAAACTgaactgttttgtttgttgtatatatttgtttacattttgctacCAAACCCACGTGTATATAAAGTACACCCCGCCCACCTGTCAGTTATGTAGGTAAATGAcaggtacaaaaatataatttggTTTAGTTACACCTGTGCTATACCAAGTGTACTCGGTGACTGAAAAAGTACATTGTTGCACTCGGTTAAGCGTTATATCGCAATATTGTTTAACTATTCATAGATTATTAATTCGCACTAAGTTCAGTCATAGAATGCTATTGAACAGAACTACACGGCGACTAGACTGACTTATGAAATATTGTCTGCAAAACGAGTACATTGTCTGCAAAACGAGTACTGAAGTAATGTTACTAACAATCAATACTGTTACAATTAGTTCTTTTTTAGTCATAAAAACGTTTCGCCCAGTATTCATAAAGTATATCTTACTTCCGTTACTTTTATCAGACATGTTTTATGGAAGTACGCCATCTAAATTTTGTCAAATATCAAGTAGATAAAAGTATGTTTGCATAACAATTGTGATTCTTATCTGCAACTTTTATCTAAATACTTGAGATAGCGCAATAATTTACCAAGAAAACACAGGGAATGTTATCAAACTGGCGTTTAATTTTCACCAGATTGCTGACCAATGCTATACATGCCGGAGTTAAGATGTACCCCGCGGGGTCCGATAACGCAATTGTCAATAAACTCCGGATTTAGATATGTTGTGCGATCAGCTGCAATTGACATTCTCACGTCATTTTACACTCCATTAGACAATATTAtgcaatatatttgtatatactaTTGCAACAATTTACAGCTCTCTTTAGAATGTGACAAAGCTATGCTAACGAATAATTTGGGATGAATGCCCCCTTTCCGTGCGTAAAATTGTTCGATTACATGTTTACTAGCCCGCCAAAACACCTTTCACATATTCAAATATGTCTGATATTTGCTGGTCCATTAAATTATTTAAACGAGAAAAAGTGAAAAAGGGGGCTAGaatttcagttttgttaaaacCTTAGAAAATGAAGCCACGTACATTGTCAGGGTAAGCGAAAGCACGGACGAAAGGCAATTCCACGGTTCTTTGCACGTAGACGGTGCAAGATTACACACAGGGCAATAAACTGTCTCGAAAGTAAAATACGTTGATAAAGAGTGTAGATTTTACAACAGATCCCTGCAATATCGTAAAGAGGTTTGACCCCAACGACCGGAGATATTCTTATTGGTGAGGAAATAGCGCAAACATTCGTGGTACTTAACTCCGCTGACGGGGTCAAACTCTCGTGTAATTACTTTACAACGTGTGCACTTAGTAATTTACCTCTTAACGAATGCAGTTCCAAAAGTAAAATTTTTGGATTCTAGAAGCATAATACAGCtgttaattttatcaaatgcataaaactaaagaaaaaagGCCCGGGCCTCTCTCTCTACACCCCCACCCCTTACACGCACATACACCGGGTAGTACGGGCGATTCTTATCGGGCGTATTAGAGCAATACTtgtatgtataatattatattgtcCCCTTCTGAGAAAAGCTATCGATGATTCATAACTATATGGTAACAGGCCTGtctataacattaaaaaaacaaccatAATACTTTTCTCGTTTAAGCTGAAGCTAAATATGCCCGTGTTGCTGCAAATGTAAATCTTGGGGGGAATTCATAAAATCGGATATGTTTTGATGCAGCAGTGTGTGTATTAGTAAGCATGTGGTGAGAAGTTGACCAAGTGCATACACTCACAAACTACTCGAGAAAAACATGTTTGTTGACAAACCGAATTTGTTATTTGTATTAGTCTAAACGAAAGTGAATCAAAACTAGGACAGTTGAGGAAAATTCGGAGCACTTGGCTTTTTTACATATGACAAATCAAGCCCAGtctaatattaaaattttgtcagacCCTGGTATGAAAGCCGGACAACACAACACAGCAGTTTTTCTTCAAATGCTACCAGCTGGTTTTTGtcttaaaatcttttaaactATTAAACTGTTCAAAAGACTGGAAAGTTTGACATTTCATGCGCATACTTATGAACTTGTTCTGATCAAATAtgcagattttattattcatctTTTATTGCAGGTATTAATTATCTcgcaattttcattaattaacgTGTTAATTTATTGGACCACACCTGTGATGTGCCAGAAATATTAGATTGATTTATCGTGAACTATAATGATGGCATGTTTTAAAGT
The sequence above is a segment of the Mercenaria mercenaria strain notata chromosome 3, MADL_Memer_1, whole genome shotgun sequence genome. Coding sequences within it:
- the LOC123524658 gene encoding transcription factor Sox-11-B-like codes for the protein MVPQNSPSASSDYSDDGLNNNQSVMFGSQMINPNTNTPYSDATMCKKATNHVKRPMNAFMVWSQIERRKISEVAPDMHNAEISKQLGARWKLLDENDRQPYIEEAERLRLLHMQEYPDYKYRPRKKAKPTTTKPEISKGKVTKPIAKSRNDRNRYQKTTSAVKAALSTPSQYTTSSLQSSNTQNSRLKLKLTIDEKFKECIRASKNIQVPSCQLTPPGKVPASPEYTPMTPESTFYPEDHYDTPAPSPQEEVAVIVKTEYHINNNSIIQQPEGSSLADLDNLTDILQMPSNWQMDIENMDLSKLADTDFPNFDTNIQPVQNVNTSSMVHSTSSALVHNSATVILNTNPSSHFEFPDYSTAEVSEMIGLENEWLEISALGSLATAH